The Candidatus Flexicrinis proximus genome includes a window with the following:
- a CDS encoding FkbM family methyltransferase produces the protein MATPRFYSQHGEDCLLWSFFDKQPTGFFVDVGAFDGRYVSNTYAFELMGWKGICIEPHPVSYDILSSLRSTICLNVACVADETTTSVTLFMEKLGFLSGLLEDRQDDVKRRYEKRGLEFDGFETVSVPATTLNQILSEQLPRGAATEISFLSLDVEGTELDVLRGLDLKKYRPRVLLIETNSAPERETLSAYLAAYGYIFARRLEVNSLYAHDLRDVERLRSIQIDCVIEATPHPFGAELTPAQYTVDRRISTPAEIKPKPAPRLTRLIRRILGR, from the coding sequence ATGGCGACACCACGCTTCTATAGTCAGCACGGCGAGGACTGTTTGCTCTGGAGCTTCTTCGATAAGCAGCCCACAGGGTTCTTCGTGGATGTTGGTGCATTCGACGGACGCTACGTCAGCAACACATACGCGTTCGAGCTGATGGGCTGGAAGGGTATCTGCATCGAGCCGCATCCGGTCTCGTACGATATCCTGAGCAGCCTGCGCAGCACGATCTGTTTGAATGTCGCCTGTGTGGCCGACGAGACCACAACATCGGTGACGCTGTTCATGGAGAAACTGGGCTTCCTCTCGGGCTTACTTGAAGACCGTCAGGATGACGTGAAACGGCGCTACGAGAAGCGCGGGCTGGAATTCGACGGGTTTGAGACCGTCAGCGTCCCTGCAACGACGCTCAACCAAATCCTGAGCGAACAGTTGCCTCGCGGTGCAGCCACGGAGATCAGCTTCCTGTCGCTCGATGTGGAAGGCACTGAACTGGATGTCCTGCGCGGCCTGGATCTGAAGAAATACCGCCCGCGCGTGCTGCTGATCGAGACTAACAGCGCGCCCGAGCGGGAGACCCTGTCAGCGTATCTGGCGGCGTACGGCTATATTTTTGCGCGACGTTTGGAGGTCAATTCGCTGTATGCCCACGACCTGCGCGACGTTGAACGCCTGCGGTCGATCCAAATCGACTGTGTGATTGAGGCGACGCCGCATCCGTTCGGGGCCGAACTAACGCCCGCGCAGTATACGGTAGATCGCAGGATCAGCACGCCAGCCGAGATCAAGCCGAAGCCTGCCCCACGACTCACGCGTTTGATTCGACGAATACTCGGCAGGTGA
- a CDS encoding ATP-binding cassette domain-containing protein translates to MKSENAIEVENLSKVYYVASVAESRSRRGQVWHNLTSPLKRLRSAFSGQAAFGAEVPLNALNDVSFEVKKGQIVGLIGSNGSGKSTLLKVLSRITAPTSGEARIRGALGSLLEVGTGFHPELTGRENVYMNGAVLGMSSRDINRFFDRIVEFAGVGSFIDTPVKRYSSGMRVRLGFSVAAFFQSDVLLVDEVLSVGDAEFQKRGLGKMSQISREGRTVIMVSHNLSAILSHCDWVIWLDKGKIAASGDTTQVVSSYLLANTKSAEAAEGEKFFSDIASDTSYPFKLIAIRTLDTDDHIRSTYLSSMPIIVEMEFQMTEPINFLRVGFELKSSDESSMFRAYHNDAAETLEYDSQRQTYKIRGVVPSRLLNSGTYYVDPLVSIHRGGWIVNNTRGLTFNVVFDIPNRDFIVKQRPGIIAPILEWHTVKDEERRP, encoded by the coding sequence ATGAAATCTGAAAACGCGATCGAAGTCGAGAACCTGTCGAAGGTGTATTACGTGGCCTCGGTTGCCGAGAGCCGTTCGCGGCGCGGGCAGGTCTGGCACAATCTGACCTCACCGCTCAAGCGTCTGCGCTCAGCGTTCTCCGGCCAGGCCGCCTTTGGCGCGGAAGTCCCGTTAAACGCGCTGAACGACGTTTCGTTCGAGGTCAAAAAAGGCCAGATTGTCGGGCTGATCGGGTCGAACGGTTCCGGCAAGAGTACGCTGCTTAAGGTACTGAGCCGGATCACGGCGCCTACCAGCGGCGAAGCGCGCATCCGTGGAGCGCTGGGTTCGCTGCTGGAAGTCGGGACGGGGTTTCACCCAGAACTGACCGGGCGCGAAAACGTCTATATGAACGGCGCGGTTTTGGGAATGTCCAGCCGCGACATCAACCGATTTTTCGACAGGATCGTGGAATTCGCGGGCGTGGGGTCGTTCATTGACACGCCGGTCAAGCGCTATTCGAGCGGCATGCGGGTGCGACTGGGTTTTTCGGTCGCCGCGTTCTTCCAGTCGGATGTGCTGCTGGTAGATGAGGTGCTGTCGGTCGGCGACGCGGAATTCCAGAAACGCGGGCTGGGCAAGATGTCGCAGATTTCACGCGAGGGGCGCACGGTCATTATGGTGTCGCACAACCTGTCGGCGATTCTGTCACACTGCGACTGGGTGATCTGGCTGGATAAGGGAAAGATCGCTGCCAGCGGGGACACGACACAGGTCGTATCGTCATACCTGCTGGCCAATACGAAGTCGGCAGAGGCGGCAGAAGGCGAGAAGTTTTTCAGCGATATCGCATCCGATACGAGTTACCCGTTCAAGCTGATCGCGATACGGACGCTCGACACAGACGATCACATCCGTTCGACCTACCTGAGCAGCATGCCGATCATCGTCGAAATGGAATTTCAGATGACCGAGCCTATCAACTTCCTGCGCGTCGGGTTTGAGCTCAAGAGTTCCGACGAATCGAGCATGTTCCGGGCGTACCACAACGACGCAGCCGAAACACTTGAATACGACAGCCAGCGGCAAACGTACAAAATCCGCGGCGTTGTGCCGTCACGCCTGCTGAACAGCGGTACCTACTATGTTGATCCTCTGGTGTCGATACATCGCGGCGGGTGGATCGTCAACAACACCCGTGGATTGACGTTCAACGTGGTGTTCGATATCCCCAATCGCGACTTCATCGTCAAGCAGCGCCCCGGCATCATCGCACCGATTCTGGAATGGCACACGGTCAAGGACGAAGAACGACGCCCATGA
- a CDS encoding NADP oxidoreductase yields the protein MTRKRLATVWVDGCSGCHMSLLDIDERLLDLAQSIDLVYSPLVDRKDFPDDVDITLVEGAISSEGDLEKILHIRQKTRILVSLGDCAVTGNVPSLRNSVGAESVLRRVYLEPDLRNAGVPTIGVPRLLPIVRPVHAVVKVDVYIPGCPPSADTIFYVLGELLEGRTPNLAGKSRFGL from the coding sequence ATGACCCGCAAACGTCTCGCGACGGTATGGGTTGATGGGTGTTCAGGATGTCATATGTCGCTCCTGGACATCGACGAACGGTTGCTCGATCTGGCACAGAGCATCGACCTCGTCTACAGCCCGCTGGTTGATCGCAAGGATTTCCCGGATGATGTCGACATCACCCTGGTCGAAGGTGCGATTAGCAGCGAGGGCGATCTTGAGAAGATTCTGCATATTCGCCAGAAGACCCGTATTCTTGTGTCCCTGGGCGACTGTGCTGTGACGGGAAACGTCCCCTCGCTGCGTAACTCGGTAGGCGCCGAATCGGTACTCCGCCGCGTCTATCTCGAACCCGATCTGCGTAACGCCGGCGTCCCGACCATCGGTGTCCCAAGGCTCCTGCCTATTGTCCGGCCCGTACACGCCGTCGTGAAAGTGGATGTCTACATCCCCGGTTGCCCACCCTCGGCGGATACGATCTTTTATGTCCTCGGCGAACTGCTGGAAGGACGCACACCCAACCTCGCCGGTAAATCGCGCTTCGGTCTGTAA
- a CDS encoding SLBB domain-containing protein produces MNPDELLELAEETRAQNATFDHLVVVCTGTGCLSAGSESLLGALEAEVKERGLTKTCRITGGGCRGLCTAGPMVTIPSDNLSYHGVKTEDAKAVIDSLDTQPVERLTCDLQLPFYSRQKHVVTEINGLLDPKSIEDYIAAGGYVTFLRVLTQMSPAEVVDEVRRSGLRGRGGAGYTVGLKWSTVAKVNDTHKFVVCNGDEGDPGAFMDRSVMEDYPHRIIEGMLIAAYAVGADQGYLYVRAEYPLAVKRLRHAIRQAEKLGLLGHNISGTPFSFTLDVRLGAGAFVCGEETAMIASIEGKRGQPRPRPPYPAEHGVWGHSTLINNVESYANIVPIMREGSDWFAAIGTERSKGTKVFALSGRVNNTGLIEVPMGMTLREIVFEIGGGIPDGKKFKAVQTGGPSGGCLTEKHLDLSVDYETLAQAGSFMGSGGMIVMDETSCMVDVAKYFMEFCMTESCGKCIPCRVGTAQMHGLLEKITAGEATMDDLALLEELCDMVKHTSLCGLGQGSPNPVQSTLKYFREEYLAHIVEKRCPAGVCTIKHEAVLA; encoded by the coding sequence ATGAACCCGGATGAACTTCTTGAACTTGCCGAAGAAACCCGCGCTCAGAATGCAACCTTCGACCATCTCGTGGTGGTCTGTACCGGCACCGGCTGCCTGTCAGCGGGCAGCGAGTCGCTGTTAGGCGCCCTTGAAGCCGAAGTCAAAGAACGCGGACTGACGAAGACCTGCCGAATCACCGGAGGCGGCTGTCGCGGCCTCTGCACCGCCGGCCCGATGGTCACCATCCCGAGTGACAACCTCTCCTACCACGGGGTCAAAACCGAAGACGCGAAAGCCGTCATCGACAGCCTCGATACGCAGCCGGTCGAACGCCTGACGTGCGACCTTCAACTGCCATTCTATTCGCGCCAGAAGCACGTCGTGACCGAAATCAACGGCCTGCTTGATCCAAAGTCGATCGAAGACTACATTGCCGCGGGAGGCTACGTTACTTTCCTGCGCGTTCTCACCCAGATGTCACCCGCCGAGGTTGTCGATGAAGTGCGCCGGAGCGGTCTGCGCGGCCGTGGTGGCGCGGGCTATACCGTCGGCCTCAAGTGGAGCACGGTCGCCAAGGTCAACGACACCCATAAATTCGTCGTCTGCAATGGCGACGAAGGCGATCCCGGTGCCTTCATGGACCGCAGCGTCATGGAAGACTACCCGCACCGCATCATCGAAGGCATGTTGATTGCCGCCTACGCAGTCGGTGCCGATCAGGGGTACTTGTACGTGCGTGCCGAGTATCCGCTGGCCGTCAAGCGTCTGCGTCATGCCATTCGACAGGCGGAAAAACTTGGCCTGCTCGGCCACAACATCAGCGGAACGCCCTTCAGCTTCACGCTGGACGTCCGGCTCGGCGCGGGTGCGTTCGTCTGCGGCGAAGAAACCGCCATGATCGCCTCGATCGAAGGCAAGCGCGGTCAGCCCCGGCCCCGGCCCCCGTACCCGGCTGAACACGGCGTCTGGGGTCATTCGACTCTGATCAACAACGTCGAAAGCTACGCCAATATCGTGCCGATCATGCGTGAAGGCAGCGATTGGTTCGCGGCCATCGGCACAGAGCGCAGCAAAGGCACGAAGGTCTTCGCCTTATCCGGCCGTGTCAACAACACCGGCCTGATCGAAGTGCCGATGGGCATGACCCTGCGCGAAATCGTTTTTGAGATTGGCGGCGGCATCCCTGACGGCAAGAAGTTCAAAGCCGTTCAGACCGGCGGTCCGTCCGGCGGCTGTCTGACCGAAAAACATCTCGATCTGTCTGTGGACTATGAGACTCTGGCCCAGGCCGGCTCTTTCATGGGTTCGGGCGGCATGATCGTGATGGATGAAACCTCCTGCATGGTTGACGTTGCTAAGTACTTCATGGAGTTCTGCATGACCGAGTCGTGCGGAAAGTGTATTCCATGCCGCGTAGGGACCGCGCAGATGCACGGCCTGCTGGAAAAGATAACGGCGGGTGAAGCCACCATGGACGATCTGGCGCTGCTCGAAGAACTCTGCGACATGGTCAAGCACACCAGTCTGTGCGGTCTGGGGCAGGGTTCGCCCAATCCGGTCCAGAGTACCCTCAAGTACTTCCGCGAGGAATATCTCGCCCACATCGTCGAAAAACGCTGCCCCGCTGGCGTATGCACCATCAAGCATGAGGCGGTGCTCGCATGA
- the hoxE gene encoding bidirectional hydrogenase complex protein HoxE, with protein sequence MSENVAVSALPSDDKRWRIVQTTMRRHGFAPDALIETLHSAQEAFGFLDDTSLRYVAQSLKLPLSRVYGVATFYNLFTLKPQGAHTCVVCLGTACYIQGGPKILAEIEKSIGLRKGETTRDKQVSLLVARCLGTCGLAPAVVFDGEIDGKVSPAEVTAHLKEWLADEPG encoded by the coding sequence ATGTCGGAAAATGTTGCAGTTAGTGCCCTTCCGTCTGACGACAAACGCTGGCGCATCGTGCAAACGACGATGCGGCGCCATGGTTTTGCGCCGGACGCGTTGATCGAGACGCTGCACAGCGCGCAAGAGGCCTTCGGTTTCTTAGATGACACCTCCCTGCGCTATGTGGCGCAAAGCCTGAAGCTTCCCCTCAGCCGTGTTTACGGCGTAGCCACTTTTTACAACCTGTTTACGCTCAAGCCTCAAGGCGCGCATACCTGCGTCGTCTGTCTGGGTACTGCCTGCTACATTCAAGGTGGCCCCAAGATTCTCGCCGAAATTGAAAAGAGCATCGGGCTCCGCAAAGGCGAAACAACGCGCGATAAGCAGGTCTCATTGCTCGTGGCCCGCTGCCTCGGTACGTGCGGCCTCGCACCTGCGGTCGTTTTTGACGGCGAGATCGACGGAAAAGTCAGCCCTGCAGAGGTGACGGCTCACCTGAAGGAGTGGTTGGCAGATGAACCCGGATGA
- a CDS encoding glycosyltransferase family 2 protein: protein MNTTTMNTPRMSIVMVDGGFRESYHAIDFFCQQSLPPEDYELIWVEYYDTVNPALAAQIAKYPNARVITLNRSGVYHSSYCFNAGIAASRAELILIPDADLVVEPDMLQAVWEMHQTDERLVMYLFRYEELESQRQAKITLEHLQEVCVMKSPSNFGACLTVRKKWLTAINGYEQHPVFGTGFHANGQDVNTRFKNLGLPIMWHPQIKLYHPWHPFTKAADDAYNRQLVVIRYRAVNLLTNAFEGLDAARKQAMPEELVGLLAEKEREIAKAAGKSADDEAAPSARPAERPFERALRALKVLVGKA from the coding sequence GTGAATACGACTACGATGAACACCCCGCGCATGAGCATTGTGATGGTCGATGGCGGCTTCCGAGAAAGCTACCACGCGATCGATTTCTTTTGCCAGCAGTCGCTGCCCCCCGAAGATTACGAACTGATCTGGGTGGAATACTACGATACGGTCAATCCGGCGTTGGCGGCACAGATCGCCAAATACCCGAACGCCCGCGTTATCACGCTTAACCGCAGCGGGGTATATCATTCGTCGTACTGCTTCAACGCCGGGATCGCGGCCAGCCGGGCCGAGCTGATCCTGATTCCCGACGCCGACCTGGTGGTCGAGCCGGATATGCTGCAGGCGGTATGGGAGATGCACCAGACAGACGAACGGCTGGTCATGTATCTGTTCAGGTATGAGGAACTCGAAAGCCAGCGGCAGGCAAAGATCACGCTCGAACATCTGCAAGAGGTGTGCGTGATGAAAAGTCCGTCGAATTTTGGGGCGTGCCTGACGGTCAGGAAGAAGTGGCTGACGGCCATCAACGGCTACGAACAGCATCCAGTGTTTGGGACAGGGTTCCACGCCAACGGCCAGGATGTAAATACCCGGTTCAAGAACCTCGGACTGCCGATCATGTGGCATCCTCAGATCAAGTTGTATCATCCGTGGCACCCGTTCACCAAAGCCGCCGATGACGCCTATAACCGCCAGCTGGTTGTGATACGCTATCGCGCGGTCAACCTGCTCACCAACGCATTCGAGGGACTGGACGCGGCACGCAAGCAGGCGATGCCGGAGGAACTGGTGGGGCTGCTGGCGGAGAAGGAACGAGAAATTGCAAAGGCGGCGGGCAAATCCGCCGACGATGAAGCAGCACCATCAGCACGACCCGCCGAGAGACCGTTCGAGCGGGCGTTGCGAGCCCTCAAGGTACTAGTGGGAAAAGCGTAG
- a CDS encoding sulfotransferase — protein sequence MKDYRLLFVSGASGSGTTLMAEILTASENVMAVAGKHRTLSRAQDEDAFRLAKRVNRTTRELWDRQADVQTYMAAKNRLPGMIDELLQFKQHAGTTHVMIKRSAPFDKGDRYRPDMMDMLELFPNLRILIIYRDPRAATYSCQRRGFALNLRNMAIICEEQLTYLSAQLETIDPALYKVVQYEKWMQQGVTITEEIAEFAGIPKQALVEAVKGNRLDGGKNNQWRAGLTDEDAHFLDEFFSAQRRRRWAFLEKACE from the coding sequence ATGAAAGACTACCGATTACTGTTCGTCTCCGGGGCTAGTGGGTCTGGCACAACCCTGATGGCGGAAATCCTGACAGCCTCTGAGAACGTGATGGCGGTGGCGGGCAAGCATCGCACACTCTCCCGCGCACAGGACGAAGACGCATTCAGACTGGCCAAGCGGGTGAACCGTACCACGCGCGAATTGTGGGATCGGCAGGCAGACGTGCAGACGTATATGGCCGCGAAGAACCGGCTGCCGGGAATGATCGACGAACTGCTGCAGTTCAAACAGCACGCCGGCACCACGCACGTGATGATCAAACGGTCGGCGCCGTTTGACAAAGGCGACCGGTACCGCCCAGATATGATGGATATGCTGGAGCTATTTCCGAACCTGCGGATCCTGATTATCTACCGTGATCCGCGCGCTGCGACCTATTCCTGTCAGCGGCGGGGATTCGCACTGAATCTGCGCAATATGGCGATCATCTGCGAGGAACAGCTGACCTACCTATCGGCGCAGCTGGAGACAATTGACCCGGCACTATATAAGGTCGTCCAGTACGAGAAATGGATGCAGCAGGGCGTCACCATTACCGAAGAGATCGCCGAGTTTGCCGGAATCCCCAAACAAGCGCTGGTGGAAGCCGTCAAAGGCAACCGGCTGGACGGCGGCAAGAATAACCAATGGCGCGCAGGCCTCACAGATGAAGATGCACACTTTCTGGATGAATTTTTCAGCGCGCAACGCCGCCGACGCTGGGCATTTCTGGAGAAGGCTTGCGAGTGA
- a CDS encoding alpha/beta fold hydrolase has translation MKSNRRKRLVRLLLTLLIAVLAVQFILIPIGFGVAATRAPRQQAGDAPDGFGDVTLTTESGDSLAAWYAEPQNGAVVLVLHGAGGSRRSIEPYARMLQDHGFGVLAFDARGHGESSGQTNLLGWQGTEDVGAAMAFLEGRDGVESVGALGLSMGGETVLGAASTFQKLAAIVSDGATQRCVAEFHAVESHRNPISSAMPVVVEATVRVITQQSPPPPMIESVQAAGSTQFLLIAAENAPDEQEFNTLFAEAAGGRSELWVVPNGGHTNGYALYPDEYERRVVAFLTAALVKN, from the coding sequence ATGAAATCCAATCGAAGGAAGCGCTTAGTACGGTTGCTGCTGACACTGCTGATTGCTGTGCTCGCAGTCCAGTTCATCCTGATTCCGATCGGGTTTGGCGTCGCGGCCACGCGCGCGCCGCGTCAGCAGGCTGGCGATGCGCCCGATGGTTTTGGCGATGTCACCCTGACCACCGAGAGCGGCGACAGCCTGGCGGCCTGGTATGCAGAGCCACAGAATGGCGCAGTCGTGCTGGTCCTGCACGGTGCGGGCGGCTCGCGCAGGTCCATTGAGCCGTATGCACGCATGCTTCAAGACCATGGTTTCGGAGTGCTGGCATTTGATGCGCGCGGACATGGCGAGAGCAGCGGTCAGACCAACCTACTGGGCTGGCAAGGGACAGAAGATGTCGGCGCGGCAATGGCTTTCCTTGAAGGGCGGGATGGCGTGGAGTCGGTCGGCGCACTGGGCTTGTCGATGGGCGGCGAGACCGTGCTGGGTGCTGCATCGACGTTTCAGAAGCTGGCCGCAATTGTCTCGGATGGCGCGACACAGCGGTGCGTCGCAGAGTTTCACGCGGTGGAAAGCCACCGCAACCCGATTTCCAGCGCGATGCCGGTGGTCGTGGAAGCTACCGTTCGCGTGATAACCCAGCAGTCCCCGCCACCGCCGATGATCGAGTCGGTACAAGCTGCGGGTTCCACACAGTTCCTGCTGATCGCCGCGGAAAATGCGCCGGATGAGCAGGAGTTCAATACGCTCTTCGCGGAGGCGGCAGGCGGTCGATCCGAGCTCTGGGTCGTACCGAACGGCGGCCACACTAACGGCTACGCGCTATATCCAGACGAGTATGAGCGCAGAGTCGTGGCATTCCTGACCGCGGCACTCGTCAAAAACTGA
- the hoxU gene encoding bidirectional hydrogenase complex protein HoxU has product MTRVFTLKINDQEVTGREDETILKVARDHKIRIPTLCALDGLSNIGACRLCLIELTGVSKLLPACTTYVTEGMEVHTDSDRLKKFRRMTIEMLFAEGNHVCSVCVVNGHCELQNHAIRMGIDHISLPYMNPVRSVDASHERFAYDGNRCILCTRCVRVCGEVEGAHVWDVKGRGNISEVITDLDQPWGSSESCTSCGKCVQVCPTGALFVKGNAVGEMTKRAGFLTVLAQMRENVK; this is encoded by the coding sequence ATGACTCGTGTATTCACGCTCAAAATCAACGATCAGGAAGTCACCGGTCGTGAAGACGAGACCATCCTGAAGGTCGCCCGCGACCACAAAATCCGTATCCCGACGCTCTGCGCGCTCGATGGCCTCTCGAACATCGGCGCCTGCCGTCTGTGTCTCATCGAACTGACCGGCGTCAGCAAGCTGCTTCCAGCGTGTACCACCTACGTGACCGAAGGCATGGAAGTCCATACCGACTCGGATCGCCTGAAGAAATTCCGCCGCATGACCATTGAGATGCTGTTTGCCGAAGGCAATCACGTCTGTTCGGTCTGCGTCGTCAACGGACACTGTGAGCTGCAGAACCACGCGATCCGTATGGGCATTGACCATATCAGTCTGCCTTATATGAATCCTGTCCGGTCGGTCGATGCCTCGCATGAGCGCTTCGCTTATGACGGCAACCGCTGCATCCTGTGTACCCGCTGCGTTCGCGTCTGTGGCGAGGTCGAAGGCGCCCATGTCTGGGACGTCAAAGGCCGTGGCAACATCTCAGAGGTGATTACCGACCTCGATCAGCCCTGGGGCAGCTCTGAAAGCTGCACCAGCTGCGGCAAATGTGTACAGGTCTGCCCGACTGGCGCTCTATTTGTAAAGGGCAACGCTGTCGGTGAAATGACCAAGCGTGCCGGGTTCCTGACCGTCCTGGCTCAGATGAGGGAGAACGTAAAATGA
- a CDS encoding sulfotransferase domain-containing protein, with product MKRSGSTLQYQLTSHLVESAGRGVRVGWSEKFTDTLAAHGQERGWKVYKNHNYAPEIAAEFNAGRAKGIYIYRDLRDVFVSFMHKQDASFERLWQRDILREIVANDEKWMTLPDMLVSRYEVMMQDVPDEVTRIASHLGLHVTPEYAQSVADEYSVERQTERIGSFKDAQVLDHKIAFDKHSLLHDNHISEAKGQVSQWRTVLTPAQTALIEERYGAWLVAHNYALQGDDSRGQST from the coding sequence ATGAAGCGGTCGGGTTCGACGCTGCAATATCAACTGACGTCCCACCTTGTTGAGTCGGCGGGGCGCGGCGTACGGGTCGGATGGTCGGAAAAGTTCACCGACACGCTCGCCGCGCATGGGCAGGAGCGGGGCTGGAAAGTCTATAAGAACCATAACTATGCGCCGGAGATCGCGGCGGAGTTCAACGCCGGGCGGGCCAAAGGGATCTATATTTACCGCGACCTGCGCGATGTGTTCGTTTCGTTTATGCACAAGCAGGATGCGTCCTTCGAGCGGCTGTGGCAGCGCGACATCCTGCGCGAAATCGTGGCAAACGATGAGAAGTGGATGACGCTTCCCGATATGCTGGTCTCGCGCTACGAGGTAATGATGCAGGATGTCCCTGACGAAGTCACGCGTATCGCGTCGCACCTGGGGCTGCATGTCACTCCGGAATACGCACAGTCAGTCGCAGACGAATACAGCGTCGAGCGCCAAACGGAGCGAATCGGCAGCTTCAAGGACGCACAGGTGCTGGATCACAAAATTGCCTTCGATAAGCACAGTCTGCTGCACGACAACCATATCAGCGAGGCGAAGGGTCAGGTCAGCCAATGGCGCACGGTCCTCACGCCGGCACAGACCGCTCTGATCGAGGAACGCTATGGCGCGTGGCTGGTCGCGCATAACTACGCTCTGCAGGGCGACGATTCCAGGGGACAATCAACCTAA
- a CDS encoding ABC transporter permease — protein MAVQSESDITMIKPVRGWRLPDLREVWQYRNVMFNFVGRNFRVTYRQTIGGPIYAVYQPFMTMIGYTLILGVLFDAQSDTSVPYPLFSFSALIIWTLFTGVVQGVSVSMQKNSTLIQKIYIPRLIFPLIETLMELLTFAIAMMILLLVMLLYGYLPTINVVILPVYTVLAAGTGLGVGLLFAGFQARFRDSVYLSQAVTRFLFFLTPVVYASSRLPAPLNELYQYNPMAVVVEAFRWALLGTGEAPSLSLTLLAFGIMFVLIWVGLLLFKRLEATIADVV, from the coding sequence ATGGCAGTACAGTCGGAATCAGACATCACCATGATTAAACCGGTAAGGGGCTGGCGCCTGCCAGACCTGCGCGAAGTGTGGCAATACCGGAATGTCATGTTCAATTTCGTGGGCCGCAACTTCCGCGTCACCTACCGGCAGACGATTGGCGGGCCAATCTACGCGGTGTACCAGCCTTTTATGACCATGATTGGCTACACGCTGATCCTGGGCGTGTTATTCGATGCGCAGAGCGATACCAGCGTACCCTATCCGCTGTTCAGCTTCAGCGCGCTCATCATCTGGACGTTGTTCACCGGCGTGGTGCAGGGCGTGTCGGTCAGCATGCAGAAGAACAGCACGCTGATCCAGAAGATCTATATTCCGCGGCTGATATTCCCGCTGATCGAAACGCTGATGGAACTGCTGACGTTTGCCATCGCGATGATGATCCTGCTGCTGGTGATGCTGCTATATGGCTATCTGCCTACAATAAACGTCGTAATTCTGCCGGTCTATACAGTGCTGGCGGCGGGGACGGGACTGGGCGTTGGGCTGCTGTTCGCGGGATTTCAGGCGCGTTTCCGCGATTCAGTCTATTTGTCGCAGGCCGTCACCCGATTCCTGTTCTTTCTGACGCCGGTGGTGTATGCCAGCAGCCGCTTGCCCGCCCCGCTGAACGAGCTGTACCAGTACAACCCGATGGCGGTAGTGGTCGAGGCTTTCCGGTGGGCGCTGCTGGGAACCGGCGAAGCGCCGTCGCTGTCGCTGACCCTACTAGCGTTCGGGATCATGTTCGTGCTGATATGGGTCGGACTCCTGCTGTTCAAGCGCCTTGAGGCGACGATTGCCGACGTGGTATGA